The following DNA comes from Leptospiraceae bacterium.
GAATAAAACCCGTTAACCCTCCAAAAAATGTTACGTAGGGCAATTTTGACCTTTGATAACCCATTGCATACTCTAACCCATGAATTGGGAAAGGAGAAAAACAATCAAATTGATCATATCCTCTTTCCCTAACAGCTTTTGCGGCTTTTAGGAGTCTTTCGGGAGAATGAAAAACCGCATACATCCCTGTATTGGCTTCTTCATATCGATAGACGAAAAAGCGATTAATGAAGTTATTAAAGGCTCGTGTTTGTGCTCCAAAAAAAGCATCTAAAAATTTTTCTAACTTCTCGAATATCTTTTCTATTATATCATCTCTTTTAGTGACCATAACCCTTTGCCTCCGGTGATTTTACTAAGGTTTTGACTTCTGCGATCGCTATGGTAGGGAAGAATCTTGCAAACAATAGGAACAAGGTGAAAAACAACCCAAAAGAACCAGCCAAAATGGCATATTCATGAATTGTCATGATATACATGTCCCAGCTTCCAGGCAAGAAATCTCTGTGTAATGAGGTAACAACAATCACATATCGCTCAAACCACATACCAATGTTGACAAAAATGGAAATGATCCACAAGGCTACAGGATTGGTTCGGATTTTCTTGAACCAGAATAATTGGGGTGTGATAACGTTACAAGAAACCATAATCCAGTAGGACCACCAGTAAGGACCAAATGCTCTATTAATGAAAGTAAAAGCTTCGAATTTACTTCCTGAATACCATGCCACGAAAAACTCAGTAGCATAAGCAATCCCCACTAAAGAACCCGTCAACATTGTGACCTTTGCCATGTTCTCCAAATGCTTTTCTGTGATGTATTCTTTAAAATTGAAAACTTCCCGCATTATTACGAGCAAAGTAAGAACCATACCAAATCCCGAAAACACAGCTCCAGCAACGAAATACGGAGGAAACACAGTTGTGTGCCATCCTGGGATTACAGAAGTTGCGAAGTCAAAAGAAACAACGGTGTGAACAGAGAAAACCAAAGGCATGGAAAGTCCCGCTAATATCATGGCTGTTGTTTCGTAATGTGCCCATGCTTTGGCACTACCTACCCATCCAAACGACAATACTGAATAGATCTTTTTTCTGATTTTGTTTACCCAGTTATCAGGTTTAATTCTATCACGAACTGAAGCAAAATCAGGTATCAGACCCAAATACCAGAACACAAGTGATGTGATCAAGTAAGTCGAAATCGCAAAAACGTCCCAAAGTAGTGGCGAACGAAAATTTGGCCACAGAGTTCCCCGTTCATTAGGATAAGGGAAAATCCAAAATACAAACCATGGTCTTCCTAAGTGGATAAGAGGATACATCCCTGCACAAATCACCGCAAAAATCGTCATCGCCTCAGCAGAACGATTGATTGCCATTCGCCATTGTTGTCTAAATACATACAAGATTGCGGAAATCAACGTCCCAGCGTGTCCAATCCCAATCCAGAAAACAAACGTGATA
Coding sequences within:
- the nrfD gene encoding polysulfide reductase NrfD, which encodes MAHQTTHTLTKEQLEYIHPTMVEGDKSYKQITDDIIRPINTFPTKLWWIAFGISFSFLLLLLAEIVYLFATGIGIIGINVPVSWGTFIITFVFWIGIGHAGTLISAILYVFRQQWRMAINRSAEAMTIFAVICAGMYPLIHLGRPWFVFWIFPYPNERGTLWPNFRSPLLWDVFAISTYLITSLVFWYLGLIPDFASVRDRIKPDNWVNKIRKKIYSVLSFGWVGSAKAWAHYETTAMILAGLSMPLVFSVHTVVSFDFATSVIPGWHTTVFPPYFVAGAVFSGFGMVLTLLVIMREVFNFKEYITEKHLENMAKVTMLTGSLVGIAYATEFFVAWYSGSKFEAFTFINRAFGPYWWSYWIMVSCNVITPQLFWFKKIRTNPVALWIISIFVNIGMWFERYVIVVTSLHRDFLPGSWDMYIMTIHEYAILAGSFGLFFTLFLLFARFFPTIAIAEVKTLVKSPEAKGYGH